One segment of Pleuronectes platessa chromosome 21, fPlePla1.1, whole genome shotgun sequence DNA contains the following:
- the bms1 gene encoding ribosome biogenesis protein BMS1 homolog, translating into MDGKVKEQRKHQQKNSGPKAERKKLKKQGGSTEEDARKRNPKAFAVQSAVRMAKTFHRAQDIKGKKHHIPLVDRTPLEPPPIVIVVVGPPKVGKSTLIRCLIKNFTRQKLGDICGPVTIVSGKKRRLTFMECSNDINTMIDLAKVADLVLMLIDASFGFEMETFEFLNICQVHGFPRIMGVLTHLDSFKNNKALRKTKKNLKHRFWTEVYQGAKLFYLSGMVYGEYQTQEVKNLGRFIAVMKFRPLVWQQSHPYVLVDRMEDLTDPEKVRTDPKCDRTVSLYGYLRGTYLKNKGQVHVPGVGDFQVADVNFLPDPCPLPDAQKKRALNEKERLLYAPMAGVGGVVYDKDAVYIDLPASHVNQQQEEVRPTTELVQSLIDTHATLDVKMAASKVSLFSGSATLDPTDIEEQSGEKEGPTEKRVWDPNTQRERRAVVFSKEDHEKKEEDEEDEEEDEEEDDEEEEVEEEDDDDVSGSSNDEDSDQEEEENEEEDNISTFLKEARAKSEGTETISRISPPLVKKQKLEEKVEGEKIAEVPVFADSDDDLEASEGESEEKAEAGRAGDSGHCSEEDEEASDDEDDESEEEEDGAAAEQMATESEGEEEQGDLRWKEGLQQKASEAFLRQQEAVPNLRKLVYGSVVNANDSDEDEEELGGLFRVSRPQQSKKVTANSMDCSRFIPDTSHNWDLEEMLNSIRDCFVTGKWEEGQDAATRLKEDEELYGDFEDLETGEVHKGPKEQQDQADKGEGEEEEDEAEESLVRVDDDELLKNKRLEKKRRLKERFNAEYDDEDATYFDDLKEELQKQAELNRAEFEDVDDDTRVQYEGFRPGMYVRLEISSLPCEFVNNFDPHYPIILGGLGSSEGNIGYLQLRLKKHRWYKRILKTRDPLILSLGWRRFQTIPLYHIEDHNGRNRLLKYTPEHMHCGASIWGPITPQGTGFLALQTVAGVKANFRIAATGVILDLDKSVTVVKKLKLIGYPYKIFKNTSFIKGMFNTLLEVAKFEGASVRTVSGVRGQIKKALSTPPGAYRATFEDRLLMSDIVFLRSWYPVTVPQLYNPVTSLLLPVGQKDGWAGMRTLGQIKYDMEIRNKPNADSLYKPVVRAQRHFNPLHIPRELQKALPFKSKLKYKIRKGPTPRDLKRPSVIREPHEKKVAALLHALNTVHHYKTKKNHVVQHAKHKEFLQQKGKDEEAKLKRQKEARKKLYRVMGQLDKKKQRSSLKGAPQDG; encoded by the exons ATGGACGGGAAGGTAAAGGAACAGAGGAAGCATCAGCAGAAGAACAGCGGGCCGAAGGCGGAGAGGAAGAAGCTCAAGAAACAGGGAGGCTCAACGGAGGAGGATGCACGAAAACGCAACCCCAAAGCCTTTGCGGTTCAGTCTGCTGTCCGCATGGCCAAGACCTTCCACAG GGCGCAGGACATAAAGGGCAAAAAACATCACATACCCCTTGTGGACCGGACGCCCTTGGAACCCCCACCAATTGTGATTGTGGTGGTCGGGCCCCCCAAGGTGGGAAAAAGCACCCTGATCCGCTGCCTGATCAAAAACTTCACCCGGCAGAAGCTGGGGGACATATGTGGACCTGTGACAATTGTCTCTG GAAAGAAACGTCGCCTCACTTTTATGGAGTGTAGCAATGACATTAACACGATGATTGACCTCGCAAAAGTAGCTGACCTG gTATTGATGTTGATCGATGCCAGCTTCGGCTTCGAAATGGAGACCTTTGAGTTTCTCAACATCTGTCAGGTCCACGGCTTTCCTCGTATCATGGGTGTGCTGACACATCTGGATTCATTCAAGAACAACAAGGCACTGAGAAAGACCAAGAAGAACCTCAAACACCGCTTCTGGACCGAGGTGTACCAG GGGGCCAAGCTGTTCTATCTGTCTGGTATGGTGTACGGTGAATAtcagacgcaggaagtgaagaaccTTGGCCGCTTCATCGCCGTCATGAAGTTCCGTCCTCTGGTGTGGCAGCAGTCCCATCCTTATGTGCTGGTTGACCG TATGGAGGACCTGACTGATCCCGAGAAGGTGAGAACAGACCCAAAGTGTGACCGGACTGTGTCACTCTATGGCTACCTGAGAGGGacatatttgaaaaacaaaggCCAAGTCCATGTCCCAG GTGTCGGAGACTTTCAGGTGGCCGACGTGAACTTCCTGCCTGATCCGTGCCCGCTGCCAGATGCTCAGAAAAAACGAGCGCTGAACGAGAAGGAGCGCCTGCTCTACGCGCCCATGGCTGGGGTCGGGGGGGTCGTGTACGACAAAGATGCCGTGTATATCGACCTTCCTGCCAGCCATGTCAATcagcagcag gaggaggtgcGGCCCACCACAGAGCTGGTCCAGTCCCTCATCGACACGCATGCTACCCTGGATGTGAAGATGGCTGCCAGtaaagtgtctctgttcagCGGCTCTGCCACCCTGGACCCCACAGACATCGAGGAGCAGAGCGG agagaaggagggtcCTACTGAGAAGCGAGTCTGGGATCCCAAcacccagagagagaggagggcggTAGTCTTCTCTAAGGAGGACCacgagaagaaggaggaggatgaggaagatgaggaggaggatgaggaggaggatgatgaggaggaagaagtagaagaagaagatgatgatgatgtcagcgGTTCCAGCAATGATGAGGACAgtgaccaggaggaggaagagaatgaagaagaggataACATTTCCACTTTCCTCAAAGAAGCAAGAGCCAAATCTGAGGGGACAGAAACCATTTCAAGAATCAGCCCACCACTGGTGAAGAAACAGAAACTAGAGGAGAAAGTAGAGGGGGAGAAGATCGCTGAGGTGCCGGTGTTTGCAGACAGTGATGATGACCTGGAGGCGAGTGAGGGGGAGAGTGAAGAGAAGGCGGAGGCTGGGCGAGCAGGAGACTCTGGACACTGttctgaggaggacgaggaagcgAGTGATGACGAAGATGATgaatcagaggaagaggaggatggtgcAGCGGCTGAACAAATGGCCacggagagtgagggagaggaagagcagg GGGATCTGAGGTGGAAGGAGGGTCTGCAGCAGAAAGCATCAGAAGCATTTCTACGGCAACAAGAAGCTGTCCCCAATCTGAGAAAACTGGTTTATGGATCAG TTGTCAATGCAAATGActctgatgaggatgaggaggagttgGGCGGACTTTTTCGAGTCAGTCGACCTCAGCAGAGCAAAAAGGTCACGGCAAACTCGATGGACTGCTCCCGTTTCATACCTGACACCTCCCACAACTGGGATTTAGAGGAG ATGTTAAACTCCATCAGAGACTGCTTTGTAACAGGGAAGTGGGAGGAAGGCCAGGATGCTGCCACACGGCTGAAGGAGGATG AGGAACTATATGGCGACTTTGAGGATTTGGAAACGGGAGAAGTCCACAAAGGCCCAAAGGagcagcaggatcaagctgat AagggtgagggtgaggaggaagaggatgaagctGAGGAGAGTCTGGTGAGGGTCGACGATGATGAGCTCCTGAAGAACAAGCGCCTGGAGAAGAAACGCAGACTGAAAGAGCGATTTAATGCAGAATACGACGATGAGGACGCAACTTACTTTGATGACctgaaggaggagctgcagaaacaGGCTGAG CTGAACAGGGCAGAGTTTGAGGATGTGGACGATGACACCCGAGTGCAGTACGAAGGCTTCAGGCCAGGAATGTACGTCAGATTAGaaatctcctccctcccctgtgAATTTGTCAACAACTTCGATCCCCATTACCCCATCATCCTCGGAGGTCTGGGCTCCAGTGAAGGCAACATAGGATACCTGCAG ttgcgACTAAAGAAGCACCGCTGGTACAAGCGCATCCTGAAGACACGGGACCCCCTCATCCTGTCCTTGGGCTGGAGGCGCTTCCAGACCATCCCCCTCTACCACATTGAAGATCACAACGGACGCAACCGCCTGCTCAAATACACACCGGAGCACATGCACTGTGGAGCCTCCATCTGGG GTCCCATCACACCACAGGGCACCGGTTTCCTCGCTCTGCAGACAGTAGCAGGAGTTAAA GCTAATTTCCGAATTGCAGCCACAGGAGTGATCCTGGATCTGGATAAATCAGTGACTGTAGTGAAGAAGCTGAAACTCATTGGTTACCCCTACAAGATCTTTAAGAATACCAGCTTCATTAAG GGCATGTTCAATACATTGCTGGAGGTCGCTAAATTTGAAGGTGCTTCTGTGCGGACAgtgtcaggggtcagaggtcagatcaagAAAGCGTTGTCAACACCACCAGGAGCTTACAGAGCCACGTTCGAGGACCGTCTGCTCATGAGTG ACATTGTGTTCCTGCGCTCCTGGTATCCAGTCACTGTTCCTCAGCTCTACAACCCGGtcacctctctgctgctgcctgttgGTCAGAAGGACGGCTGGGCGGGCATGAGGACTCTGGGGCAGATAAAATATGACATGGAGATCCGCAACAAACCCAACGCTGACTCTCTGTACAAG CCGGTTGTTCGAGCCCAAAGACACTTCAACCCCCTGCACATCCCCAGGGAGCTCCAGAAGGCGCTGCCCTTCAAGAGCAAACTCAAATACAAGATACGTAAAGGACCGACACCCCGAGACCTGAAGCGTCCCAGTGTGATCCGAGAGCCCCACGAGAAGAAG GTGGCCGCCCTGCTCCACGCTCTGAACACAGTTCACCACTACAAGACGAAGAAAAACCATGTGGTGCAGCACGCCAAACACAAGGAGTTCCTTCAGCAGAAGGGGAAAGACGAGGAAGCCAAGCtgaagagacagaaggaggctCGTAAAAAACTGTACCGTGTCATGGGCCAGTTGGACAAGAAGAAGCAAAGGTCCAGTCTAAAAGGGGCGCCACAGGACGGCTGA